From Polaribacter butkevichii, a single genomic window includes:
- the moeB gene encoding molybdopterin-synthase adenylyltransferase MoeB, which yields MMLTSEEKKQYNRHLILNEIGVEGQLKLKKAKVLVIGAGGLGCPVLQYLTAAGVGTIGIIDDDVVDQSNLQRQILYTVDDIGASKAETAAKRLSKLNPFVNFKVYQEKLTKENAILVFTNYDIIVDGSDNFSTRYLANDAAVITNKPLVYGAIFKFEGQVSVFNYKGSGTYRCLYPTPPKPNESPNCSEIGVLGVLPGIIGSLQANEVIKIICGIGAILANKLLVYDALQMNQMILKYEKESKTNVTALETDYDFFCGILFKEEISLEELQKNKEKYNLLDVREIWEREKYHIGGQHIPLGELLQRLDEVPLNKDLVVYCQSGVRSAKAIEVLSNHHFKAKIVNLKGGCF from the coding sequence ATCATGCTAACATCAGAAGAAAAAAAGCAATACAATCGTCATTTAATTTTAAATGAAATAGGAGTGGAAGGACAATTGAAACTTAAAAAAGCCAAGGTTTTAGTCATCGGAGCTGGCGGATTAGGTTGCCCTGTTTTACAATATTTAACTGCTGCAGGTGTTGGCACTATTGGTATAATTGATGATGATGTGGTAGATCAAAGTAATTTACAACGTCAGATTTTATATACAGTTGATGATATTGGAGCGTCAAAAGCAGAAACTGCCGCAAAGCGATTATCAAAATTAAATCCGTTTGTGAATTTTAAGGTGTATCAAGAGAAATTGACCAAAGAAAATGCCATTTTAGTATTCACTAATTATGATATTATTGTAGACGGGAGTGATAATTTTTCTACACGTTATTTAGCAAACGATGCGGCTGTTATCACCAATAAACCTTTAGTGTATGGCGCTATTTTTAAATTTGAAGGTCAGGTAAGTGTGTTTAATTATAAAGGAAGTGGCACGTATAGATGTTTGTATCCAACACCACCAAAACCAAACGAATCTCCTAATTGTTCAGAAATAGGAGTTTTAGGCGTGTTACCCGGAATTATAGGAAGTTTACAAGCAAATGAAGTTATAAAAATAATATGCGGAATAGGAGCCATTTTAGCAAATAAATTATTGGTTTATGATGCTTTACAAATGAATCAAATGATACTGAAATATGAAAAAGAAAGTAAAACCAACGTTACTGCTTTAGAAACCGATTATGATTTTTTCTGCGGAATTTTATTCAAAGAAGAAATTTCTTTAGAAGAACTTCAAAAAAATAAAGAAAAATATAATTTATTAGATGTGCGAGAAATTTGGGAAAGAGAAAAATATCATATTGGAGGGCAACATATTCCTTTGGGCGAATTATTACAACGTTTAGATGAGGTGCCTCTAAATAAAGATTTAGTGGTATATTGTCAATCAGGTGTGAGAAGTGCTAAAGCAATTGAGGTTTTATCTAATCATCATTTTAAGGCAAAAATCGTAAATTTAAAAGGAGGTTGCTTTTAA
- the thiH gene encoding 2-iminoacetate synthase ThiH: MSHFKELFDTYNWDFSLKSIFDKTAVEVKQALLKDKLDLEDFKALISPAAKPFLEEMAHKSQLLTKKRFGNTMQMYVPMYLSNECQNICTYCGFSMTNKIPRRTLTDAEILKEVAFLKAKGYDHILLVTGEANKTVGVEYIKNAIQIIRSQFSNISIEVQPLNQDEYELLVENGLYAVLVYQETYHRDEYKKHHPKGKKSNFDYRLDTPDRLGKAGIHKIGLGALFGLEDWRADSFFTALHLKYLQKTYWKTKYSISFPRLRPHSGGLEPKVEMTDSDLVQLICAFRLFDEDIELSMSTRESEVFRNHIVNLGITSISAESKTNPGGYTVEPQSLEQFEISDERSTEDVVQMLKNQDLEVVWKDWEHFK; encoded by the coding sequence ATGAGTCATTTTAAAGAACTTTTCGATACCTATAATTGGGATTTTAGCCTAAAAAGTATTTTTGATAAAACAGCTGTTGAGGTAAAACAAGCTTTATTAAAAGATAAACTAGATTTAGAAGATTTTAAAGCCTTAATTTCTCCTGCTGCAAAACCATTTTTAGAAGAAATGGCGCATAAAAGTCAGTTGTTAACTAAGAAGCGTTTTGGTAATACTATGCAAATGTATGTGCCAATGTATTTGAGTAACGAATGCCAGAATATTTGTACGTATTGCGGTTTTAGTATGACCAACAAAATTCCAAGGCGCACGTTAACAGATGCAGAAATTTTAAAGGAAGTCGCTTTTTTAAAAGCGAAAGGATATGATCATATTTTATTGGTTACAGGAGAAGCAAATAAAACGGTAGGAGTTGAGTACATTAAAAATGCCATTCAAATCATTCGTTCTCAATTTTCTAATATTTCTATTGAAGTTCAGCCTTTAAACCAAGATGAATATGAGCTGTTGGTAGAAAACGGATTGTATGCTGTTTTGGTGTATCAAGAAACCTATCACAGAGACGAGTATAAAAAACACCATCCGAAGGGAAAAAAATCTAATTTCGATTATCGTTTAGATACGCCAGATCGTTTAGGGAAAGCAGGAATTCATAAAATTGGTTTGGGTGCTTTATTCGGCTTAGAAGATTGGCGAGCGGATAGTTTTTTTACAGCTTTGCATTTAAAATATTTACAAAAAACGTATTGGAAAACCAAGTATTCGATTTCATTTCCAAGATTACGTCCGCATTCTGGCGGATTAGAACCAAAAGTGGAAATGACAGATTCAGACTTAGTACAGTTAATTTGTGCGTTTCGTTTGTTTGATGAAGACATAGAATTATCGATGTCTACCAGAGAAAGTGAAGTGTTTAGAAATCATATTGTTAATTTAGGCATTACCTCAATCAGTGCAGAATCAAAGACAAATCCTGGAGGTTATACGGTAGAACCACAATCTTTAGAACAATTCGAAATTTCTGATGAAAGAAGTACTGAAGACGTTGTACAAATGTTAAAAAACCAAGATTTAGAAGTAGTTTGGAAAGATTGGGAACACTTTAAGTAA